CAACACAAGTCAGACCAGCGAGATGTCACAACAGGTATTGATTAGATTTTATGTTCCAAATATCAGAGTGttgtacatattttattcatttccccCCCACTATGTTTGTGAGCTTATCTCTTCATTTTAAACTGTGCTGGCTTGATATTCATtcaatctctggtccatagaaagtaaaattatgtataattaaaaaatataataaattaaaaaaatataccgCACTATAATTTAAAAGATAAGGAAAACTTGCATCAGTGCCTGCTTAGTACAGATACAGCATCATGACTGTATTTACATTACTGATAGTTACTTCCAAATAATACATGGAGCTGTTGATGTCTATAGACAGTGTATTTCTTGaaaaatgtacataaatatatttaaatttctgaCATAAAATAGATATGACAAGACAGTACAAGACAATGCAGACAGAGATGGCAATGAGAATTCACCAGTTGGAAGCTGAACTTGGCAAGGTTAACGTTCAACTAGGTAAAGATTGAGTTGAAAGAAACTAAATTAGAGAAAGAGAAAATAACTGAAGAGAAAgatcaaaaaatataaatgaaatcaAATTCAGTACAGtagagaaattgaattgaattcctAAAAAAAAGTAGTGGAGCTATTAACTTGATGTTGTCTTCCAATTTCAAGTCAAGAGTCCAATCCTTAACTAGTGTTAGCCTAGTGTCAGTGTTAAACTCATGACTCTTTCTACTCCACTCAGTCAAATGACATTTAACTTGTAAGCATGATAAATGATGGTTTACCCATCCTTTAATTGGTGAGTTTTTCGCTAAATcatatttgtaaattattttacatataaTTGTTAATGTTTCTTTCGCAGAGAGAACTCAGATTGAGTTGAAagaaactaaattagaaaaagagaaaataacTGAAGAGAAAGATCAAAAGATATCGGAACTTGAGACTAAAATTGAAGGCATGGAGTTGGCATATGAGGGCGTGCTTCATGTAAGTTTTAGCAAATTGTAATTATTAGATGGCTGATATTTTCTAACTACAGTATTACTCTTTGTACCATTGATAAAttctctttatttattttatgttaccttatttatagaggttGACCCTAATCAATATGCCCTCATGATGAGTTATAATAAGTGTccgtgtgtgacagtggctgtgtgtatactagtacatcAGGTTCATAACTGGGTATTGTCTATAAAGTAACTAGAATGAGCAATTATGTTCAAGTTGATTGAGTTAAGACTACTTTTTGTCTGTGTGTTTTAGGATGCTCTTGACAGCATGGTGGCCAAGTTGGATGTTGCTAAAAGCCGATGGAAGAACGAAGCAACACTTATACATGCAGAAAATAAGAGAAGACTTATTGAGTTTGGTCTCAATCCTCTTGACATCTAGTACAGTACTTAATAATGGGTCTACTGCAAATTGGTGGttgttacatttttgttttccaaTCATCTAAACATGAATTTGGAACCTTTTGGACTTCAATAAAagtggtattgggagagtttccggttttAACAGAGTCAGGAATTAGGAGTTGTACCTAGTTTTCCATTTCTATACTATCTTGGTTGCTTTTTGATAACtaatatatttatgtaaatgacaatatttatgtaaatgacaatatttataaataaaaataatttttttaatgaaatttatataaatatgcatagacaaataatacatttagctTTATGAGAAAccaaatttgtaaatatttgagaaatattattattattattattatttattgccaaaaaccagttacaaacaaacaaaacacagaaactaagggagtaggcaggaacctaaaagtgaacctaatcactataacaagagttcaggttccgtactcccaaagtaacaacaatgatataaaataaactatataaaaatataataataaaaatataagtgCAAACATATTGATTATATGTTGAAATCAATCGTGTGCCACATATACTGTTCATGTAAAAAATCTCTCACACACACTCGGTACTAAGTGACTATTTTCTTATCAAAGCAagcaaataaaatgtaaaataaagtgCAGATAGAATGTGTATTGTCATAATATTAACATGTTTTGTTGTGTTAATTTACAGatgttgatttaaaaaaaaaactataaaaataatcataatcataaataGACATTTTAATACCCAAATGCATcgtttaaaaaatacaatatttacaaagtGTGCTATACAGTTGTGTTCATTATTTTGATACAATGAATTTACAAACAAGGTTTGCATAATATAACAAATTCAAGACTTTTCTAGTCCACGAATAcgaaaaatacattttgataaaCTTAACGTAAAATTGTATTGCTTTGTGCTATTTACAgcagtttaaaatataaatcatcaaatattaaatacaaaaaata
This region of Antedon mediterranea chromosome 8, ecAntMedi1.1, whole genome shotgun sequence genomic DNA includes:
- the LOC140056662 gene encoding dynein regulatory complex protein 12-like; amino-acid sequence: MLALFWSCKLNVEGGFIVTAPTFLDFLIKIVRFGYREMPPKKKGKGKKKGKKKKDDAELSIEDKYKKTLHEIEALKDHLANRKDLTRRSQVHSEEWKNRMQSAEEALLQHKSDQRDVTTDMTRQYKTMQTEMAMRIHQLEAELGKVNVQLERTQIELKETKLEKEKITEEKDQKISELETKIEGMELAYEGVLHDALDSMVAKLDVAKSRWKNEATLIHAENKRRLIEFGLNPLDI